The Terriglobia bacterium DNA window TCGCATAGACGACGCCCTTGCCGAGACGCGTATCACAGAAGTGCGCGACGGCCGCCATGGCAGAGCGATCCGTTTCCGCCGTGGGGATGAGTTCCAGCAGTCGCATGTAGCGAGGCGGGTTGAAGAAATGCGTGCCGAACCAGTGGCGACGGAAGTCTTCCGAGAAACCTTCCGAAATCGAATGAACAGGAAGGCCGCTCGTGTTTGTTGTGACGAACGTCCCAGGCCGGCGAACGTTCTCAACCTTCTTCAGCAAGGAACGTTTAATGTCGAGGTTCTCGACCACCGCTTCGATAATCCAGTCGCACTCGGCAATTTTTGCGAGGTCGTCTTCAAAATTGCCGATCGTAACGAACCGGGCGAGGGAAGGCTCAAAGAAGGCAGCGGGCCTGGATTTCTTCGCACCTTCCAGACCGGCCGCAGCGATCTGGTTTCTACCCTTCGCGTCGGCAGTCTGTGGAACGATGTCAAGCAGGTAACTGGGAACTCCCGCGTTGGCCAGGTGCGCAGCTATACGCGAGCCCATGGTTCCCGCGCCTAAAACGGCAACTTTCTCGATCTTACTTTTCATGATGATTGCGAAGCTCTCCACAGAGCAACTCAAGCCCAGAACGACTTCTCACCAGCTACTTGGATGGGATGCAACACACATCCCGCGTGACATTATCTTCACATCCCCGAGCGTTGGCAGCACGCTATCCGCTTAATCTCACCCCGTTCCCACACCTGCATAAAAGTAAACGGCGCGCGCCGGAAATGTGGGGTGAGGATGGCAAGGCGCGCGCCCTATTAAGTTGTGAAGAGCATACTGAATGATCATTCATTCAGTCAACAAAATTTGGATGCAGGGCTGCTAGTGAAAGTTACTCAGGTTATTAGGCGAGCGATGCCGAAGGCCGCGGCAGCCGCAACCCCCCCAATTACAACAGTTTGCAGAGCACTCTTGATTGGCCAGACCCCCGTAAAACGACCCTTCACGTACCCGAAAACGAGCAACGCCAGCAACGTGAAAGCGACTGAGTACCACATGGCGTTTCGCGCCGAGTGTTCCAGAAAATAGGGGAAGAGTGGCACGAGGCCACCTACAACATACGATCCCGCGATGGTTCCGGCGCTGTTGCGGGCGCGAGATGGATTCGGTCTTTCCAATCCCAGTTCGAATCGCATCATGAAATCCACCCACTGCTTCGGGCGCAGGCGGAGAGAGTCAACAGTGGATTGGCTCTCTTCTGGTGTGACACCGTACTCCTGGAAGATGTCCGTGATTTCATCGGCCTCTGTATCGGGTACCTCGCGAATCTCTTTGAATTCGCGCTCCAGTTCGCTGTTGTAGTGCTCGGCGTCTCCGCGTGCCGCAAGGTATCCGCCCAGGCCCATGGCAATGGACCCGGCGGCGATTTCCGCGAGTCCGGCGGTAACGACGATTCGGCTGTTGTC harbors:
- a CDS encoding VIT1/CCC1 transporter family protein encodes the protein MPATPHIERHFTAGEVVRDIVIGMSDGLTVPFALAAGLTGAIDNSRIVVTAGLAEIAAGSIAMGLGGYLAARGDAEHYNSELEREFKEIREVPDTEADEITDIFQEYGVTPEESQSTVDSLRLRPKQWVDFMMRFELGLERPNPSRARNSAGTIAGSYVVGGLVPLFPYFLEHSARNAMWYSVAFTLLALLVFGYVKGRFTGVWPIKSALQTVVIGGVAAAAAFGIARLIT